A genomic segment from Corylus avellana chromosome ca5, CavTom2PMs-1.0 encodes:
- the LOC132181404 gene encoding V-type proton ATPase subunit D-like: protein MSGQNQRLNVVPTVTVLGVIKARLVGATRGHALLKKKSDALTVQFRQILKKIVSTKESMGEIMKTSSFALTEAKYVAGENIKHIVLENVQNASLKVRSKQENIAGVKLPKFEYFTDGETKNDLTGLARGGQQVQLCRTAYVKAIEVLVELASLQTSFLTLDEAIKTTNRRVNALENVVKPRLENTINYIKAELDELEREDFFRLKKIQGYKKREIERQLAAAKQFAEEQFAEKVSLQKGISINSAHNLLSAGGEMDEDIIF from the coding sequence ATGTCTGGCCAAAACCAGCGTTTGAATGTAGTTCCCACTGTGACAGTGCTTGGGGTCATTAAAGCTCGCCTTGTTGGTGCTACTAGAGGTCATGCTCTTCTCAAGAAGAAGAGTGATGCTTTAACTGTGCAGTTCCGTCAGATTCTTAAAAAGATTGTCTCCACAAAAGAATCAATGGGAGAGATCATGAAGACCTCTTCATTTGCCTTAACTGAAGCCAAGTATGTTGCTGGAGAGAACATCAAGCACATCGTCCTTGAGAATGTCCAAAATGCATCTCTTAAAGTTCGATCAAAGCAAGAAAATATTGCTGGTGTGAAGCTCCCCAAGTTTGAGTATTTTACTGATGGTGAGACTAAGAATGATCTTACTGGATTGGCTAGAGGTGGACAACAAGTTCAGCTCTGTCGTACGGCTTATGTGAAAGCAATCGAGGTCCTTGTTGAGCTTGCTTCACTTCAGACATCATTCCTGACTCTTGATGAGGCAATCAAGACCACTAATCGTAGGGTTAATGCGCTAGAGAATGTTGTGAAGCCGAGGTTGGAGAACACTATAAATTACATTAAGGCGGAGTTGGATGAGCTGGAAAGGGAGGATTTCTTCAGGTTAAAGAAGATACAGGGTTATAAGAAGAGGGAAATTGAGAGGCAGCTTGCAGCTGCCAAGCAGTTTGCTGAGGAGCAGTTTGCGGAGAAGGTATCTTTGCAGAAAGGGATTTCAATAAATTCAGCTCACAACTTATTATCTGCAGGTGGAGAGATGGATGAGGATATCATTTTCTGA